One bacterium genomic window carries:
- the topA gene encoding type I DNA topoisomerase, whose translation MAKSLVVVESPAKAKTINKYLGGDYVVKACMGHIKDLPKSKLGVDEEKDFEPHYVIIRGKNDIVKDLQKAAQKAKKIYLAPDPDREGEAIAAHLAEELQDGKPVHRVILNEITKEEVKNAFANPTVIDEKKVQAQQTRRILDRLVGYKLSPLLWQKVKRGLSAGRVQSIALRLICDREREILAFVPEEYWILTAFLEADEPPVFAAKLLRKGGKKLSVADQQTSDQILADLQDAVYTVKEVEKKQRKRHAPAPYITSKLQQEASRKFRWPVKKVMMVAQELYEGIEVGEEGAVGLITYMRTDSVRISEQALQEGRKYVHDEYGREYLPDQPNFFKNKKSVQDAHEAIRPTSAHRTPDSVKHYLSRDEYKLYQLIWNRFVASQMKSAEFDETIITVSAKDFEFEASGQVMTFAGYLKVYQETEETESDQGPSNLPPVEVGQRLRLDRLEPKQNFTQPPPRFTEAALVKELEDKEIGRPSTYASIISVIQNRNYVIKEENRFKPTDLGLLISDLLVQHFDELMDFKYTAHLEEELDEIEEGSKVSLEVLNEFYGDFTRDLKKAYDLIENIKATGIATDLKCPQCQSPMVKRWGKFGAFLACTNEECKYTQNPDEKPGESIGDVGSESEHVCLKCGKPLVVKVGRYGKFLACSGYPECKFTATLTPSKTAAEGTVEVPGEKCPQCGSELVVKQGRFGPFIACSNYPDCKYIKPKTVDVKCPEDGGDLVEKRTRGRKIFYGCSNYPDCKFAVWYKPIPQECPVCHAPFMLEKYRKDQPSILECYNKECKFQLEPVPAEP comes from the coding sequence ATGGCAAAATCACTTGTGGTCGTTGAGTCTCCAGCGAAAGCGAAGACCATCAACAAATATCTGGGCGGGGACTACGTGGTCAAAGCGTGCATGGGGCACATCAAAGATCTTCCCAAATCCAAGCTTGGTGTGGATGAAGAAAAGGATTTTGAACCCCATTACGTGATCATTCGCGGAAAGAATGACATCGTAAAGGATTTGCAGAAAGCTGCCCAGAAAGCAAAAAAGATTTACCTCGCTCCGGATCCTGACCGGGAAGGGGAAGCGATTGCTGCTCACCTTGCGGAAGAATTGCAGGATGGAAAACCAGTCCATCGCGTCATTTTGAATGAAATTACAAAAGAGGAAGTGAAGAATGCTTTCGCCAATCCAACCGTGATTGACGAAAAGAAAGTTCAAGCTCAACAGACCCGAAGGATTTTGGACCGGCTTGTGGGTTATAAACTTTCTCCTTTGCTTTGGCAGAAGGTAAAACGCGGCTTGAGCGCGGGGCGCGTTCAATCGATTGCTTTGCGATTGATTTGTGACCGTGAACGGGAAATACTTGCCTTCGTTCCGGAAGAATACTGGATCCTCACCGCATTTTTAGAAGCAGATGAGCCCCCGGTCTTTGCAGCAAAGCTCTTGCGCAAGGGCGGCAAGAAATTATCCGTTGCTGATCAGCAAACGTCTGATCAGATTCTCGCGGACCTGCAGGACGCGGTCTACACGGTAAAAGAAGTTGAGAAGAAACAGCGTAAGCGCCATGCTCCGGCGCCCTACATTACCAGCAAACTGCAGCAGGAAGCTTCGCGAAAGTTCCGGTGGCCAGTAAAGAAGGTCATGATGGTCGCTCAGGAGCTTTACGAAGGAATCGAAGTGGGAGAGGAGGGAGCTGTTGGTCTCATTACCTACATGCGTACCGATTCGGTTCGTATCTCCGAACAGGCTTTGCAGGAAGGACGCAAGTACGTTCATGATGAATACGGACGCGAATATTTACCGGACCAGCCAAACTTTTTCAAGAACAAGAAGTCGGTGCAAGATGCGCACGAAGCAATCCGGCCGACATCCGCACACAGAACACCCGACAGCGTCAAGCATTATTTATCGCGCGATGAGTACAAGCTCTATCAGCTGATCTGGAATCGTTTCGTTGCTTCTCAAATGAAGTCTGCGGAATTTGATGAAACCATCATTACTGTTTCAGCAAAGGATTTTGAATTCGAAGCGAGCGGCCAGGTGATGACGTTCGCCGGCTATTTGAAGGTTTATCAAGAGACAGAGGAAACAGAGTCTGATCAAGGACCAAGCAACTTGCCACCGGTCGAAGTGGGTCAACGGCTCCGCTTAGACAGGTTGGAACCGAAGCAGAATTTCACGCAGCCTCCGCCAAGATTTACGGAAGCCGCGCTGGTTAAGGAGCTGGAGGACAAAGAAATCGGACGCCCTTCGACCTATGCTTCCATCATTTCGGTCATTCAGAACCGCAACTACGTCATTAAAGAAGAGAATCGTTTTAAACCGACGGACCTTGGACTTTTGATTTCCGATTTGCTGGTGCAACACTTCGACGAACTCATGGATTTTAAATACACCGCGCATCTGGAAGAAGAGCTGGATGAAATCGAGGAAGGTTCAAAGGTATCACTGGAAGTATTGAATGAGTTCTACGGAGATTTCACGAGAGACTTGAAAAAAGCATATGACCTGATTGAGAATATCAAGGCAACAGGGATCGCCACCGATCTGAAATGTCCTCAATGCCAGAGTCCAATGGTGAAACGATGGGGCAAGTTCGGCGCGTTCCTGGCCTGCACCAACGAGGAATGCAAGTACACGCAGAATCCTGACGAAAAGCCGGGTGAAAGTATAGGTGATGTCGGCTCTGAATCAGAACATGTGTGTTTAAAATGTGGCAAGCCACTGGTTGTCAAAGTGGGGCGTTATGGAAAATTCCTGGCATGCTCCGGTTATCCTGAATGCAAATTTACAGCGACGCTTACTCCCTCCAAAACCGCCGCGGAAGGCACAGTGGAAGTGCCGGGAGAAAAATGTCCACAATGCGGCAGCGAGCTCGTCGTCAAGCAAGGACGTTTTGGACCCTTTATCGCGTGCAGCAATTATCCGGACTGCAAATACATTAAGCCGAAAACAGTTGATGTTAAGTGTCCTGAGGATGGCGGAGACCTGGTTGAAAAGAGAACTCGTGGACGAAAAATCTTCTACGGATGCAGCAACTATCCGGACTGCAAGTTTGCGGTGTGGTACAAGCCGATCCCGCAGGAATGTCCCGTTTGTCATGCGCCTTTTATGCTGGAAAAATACCGGAAGGATCAGCCTTCCATCCTCGAATGCTACAATAAAGAATGCAAATTCCAGCTAGAGCCGGTTCCCGCAGAACCATAA
- the dprA gene encoding DNA-processing protein DprA, whose amino-acid sequence MISWVALNMVEGLKSIHRAALIKTFKSAESVFRQTELDLIAAAQIKPDVASRIAHFDFRNAEREISSARRSGVTLLAFDEKKYPELLKNIPDPPLVLYVRGEFMENEVPVALVGSRKATPYGLNVTQALARDLAKIGVTIVSGLARGVDARAHYSALESGGRTIAVLGSGIDVIYPSEHKMLVEKICRSGAVVSEFPMETPPNRDNFPVRNRIISGLSHLVVVVEASDKSGSLITARMAAEQGREVLAVPGSVFNEQSRGCHALIKDGASLVRNWQDVIAELPNRLSNAFLNQKQENEPEHLTEIEKSIIALLSFEQPSHVDQIAEKAGIQSKDLLGTLVNLELKNYITQIPGKNFLRIK is encoded by the coding sequence ATGATTTCCTGGGTCGCATTAAATATGGTAGAGGGTCTGAAGTCGATCCATCGCGCAGCGTTGATCAAAACTTTTAAATCGGCCGAGAGCGTATTTCGCCAGACCGAATTGGACCTCATCGCGGCGGCCCAGATAAAGCCGGACGTGGCTTCCCGAATTGCTCATTTTGATTTTCGCAATGCCGAGAGGGAGATTTCTTCAGCCCGGCGATCCGGCGTTACGCTCCTTGCGTTTGATGAAAAAAAATATCCGGAACTATTGAAGAACATTCCGGATCCTCCTCTTGTTTTGTATGTGCGCGGAGAGTTCATGGAAAACGAGGTCCCGGTGGCACTGGTTGGTTCACGCAAGGCGACACCTTACGGACTGAACGTCACCCAGGCACTGGCGCGTGATCTCGCGAAGATCGGTGTAACGATCGTAAGCGGTTTGGCTCGGGGCGTGGATGCACGAGCGCATTACTCTGCGCTGGAATCGGGAGGCCGGACGATTGCGGTTCTTGGCAGCGGGATCGATGTCATCTACCCTTCCGAACATAAAATGCTCGTTGAAAAAATTTGCAGGAGCGGCGCGGTGGTTTCGGAATTTCCGATGGAAACTCCGCCGAACCGCGATAATTTTCCGGTTCGAAACAGAATCATTAGCGGTCTTTCCCACCTGGTGGTTGTTGTGGAAGCCTCTGACAAAAGCGGATCGCTGATCACCGCGCGCATGGCTGCCGAACAGGGAAGGGAAGTTCTGGCCGTTCCTGGAAGTGTCTTCAATGAACAGAGCAGAGGATGTCATGCATTGATCAAGGATGGCGCTTCGCTGGTTCGAAATTGGCAGGATGTGATCGCAGAATTGCCGAATCGTCTCTCGAACGCGTTCTTGAACCAGAAACAGGAAAATGAGCCGGAGCACTTGACAGAAATCGAAAAGAGCATTATTGCCTTATTGTCTTTTGAGCAGCCGAGTCATGTAGATCAGATTGCTGAAAAGGCAGGAATTCAATCGAAGGACTTGTTGGGAACGCTGGTTAATCTGGAGTTGAAGAACTATATTACGCAAATACCGGGGAAGAACTTCCTTCGAATTAAATAG
- a CDS encoding GWxTD domain-containing protein, which translates to MIRYALIFLFISGFVFAQPTNWDEWIKSEGYYLLTGEQKEEFRKLNDTQKELFVRSLWESLDPNPITPENEFQADYQTRYAYAKKHYGIPSDRAKIYILLGKPNSVESHPSSDKYYPLELWSYYSLGLRGLPPSLELIFFKRWGAGEYRLYSPLFDGFKALTPSQYDPDSSPRARMQLKAIFDPQIIQAAERYTVGSNVNESETIRMVLQDPGAIKRLLIQKQRPSVETTVVYQGFEADVYTYAVPHGDGTFRTSIALSVPPKYMTFEKDQETYQARIDLLGKITDEKGNEILKINDSPYLKLSGSEFERAKSYHFAYQFDSFLLPGKYHLECLYRDYASNAAGKIEKSFDINPLTGELQLLPPLFAFKISAATSEQAPFVYSMKQFFPKENFAFNAGQSLVLYSVLANPQKIKLEGIWQLKMTLLKGNESVMEVVEDVPLASSSPSVELIRTLKLQGVIPGSYSLKLEMSRDTTKLQSQAPLKISTEVEVLGRMRIVAPFSAAPENYHSNLALQYYNHGQLVEASKHVRIALDFAPSSYAVRSLSARIEKAKGNNEAAIASYEKLLQENAADVEGTYLLGKWLLEKQDWQRASEMMKKALDSGYYTTEILNSLGRIQIHMGNTVEAIGYWEKSLVLNSNQPEIQKELETHRQ; encoded by the coding sequence ATGATTCGTTACGCTCTTATTTTTCTCTTTATTTCAGGTTTTGTATTCGCTCAGCCTACAAATTGGGATGAGTGGATCAAAAGCGAAGGGTATTACCTTCTTACGGGCGAGCAAAAAGAGGAATTTCGCAAACTCAATGACACGCAGAAGGAACTCTTTGTTCGGAGCTTATGGGAAAGTCTGGATCCAAATCCGATCACACCTGAAAACGAGTTCCAGGCTGACTATCAGACCCGATATGCCTATGCGAAAAAACATTACGGGATCCCCTCCGACAGGGCGAAAATCTATATTCTTCTGGGGAAACCAAACTCGGTGGAAAGTCATCCCAGTTCGGACAAATATTACCCCCTGGAATTGTGGTCCTACTACAGTCTCGGGTTGCGTGGCCTGCCGCCATCTCTCGAACTGATTTTTTTCAAGCGCTGGGGGGCGGGCGAATACCGTCTTTACAGCCCGTTATTTGACGGATTCAAAGCATTGACTCCCTCCCAGTATGATCCGGATTCCAGCCCGCGCGCTCGCATGCAACTGAAAGCGATTTTTGATCCTCAGATTATTCAAGCAGCCGAACGCTACACGGTCGGTTCCAATGTAAATGAATCCGAAACCATTCGCATGGTCCTTCAGGACCCGGGCGCGATCAAGCGGTTATTGATCCAGAAACAGAGACCGAGCGTAGAAACAACGGTTGTTTATCAGGGTTTCGAAGCCGATGTTTATACCTACGCAGTGCCGCATGGCGACGGCACGTTCCGCACCAGCATTGCTCTATCCGTTCCACCGAAGTATATGACCTTCGAAAAAGACCAGGAAACCTATCAAGCACGAATCGATTTGCTCGGGAAGATCACTGATGAAAAAGGAAATGAGATACTGAAGATCAATGACAGTCCTTATTTAAAACTCTCCGGAAGCGAGTTTGAACGCGCAAAAAGTTATCACTTCGCTTATCAATTTGATTCTTTTTTGCTTCCAGGAAAATACCACCTGGAATGTCTTTACCGGGACTATGCTTCCAATGCCGCCGGCAAAATTGAGAAATCCTTTGACATCAATCCGCTTACAGGAGAGTTGCAGTTACTGCCGCCTCTTTTCGCTTTTAAAATCAGCGCCGCAACAAGCGAGCAGGCTCCTTTCGTTTATTCCATGAAACAATTTTTTCCAAAGGAGAATTTCGCATTCAATGCAGGACAGTCACTTGTCCTGTACAGCGTTCTGGCTAATCCGCAGAAAATAAAACTGGAAGGGATCTGGCAATTAAAAATGACTCTGTTGAAGGGGAATGAATCTGTCATGGAAGTCGTTGAAGATGTGCCTCTGGCTTCCTCCAGTCCTTCTGTCGAATTGATCAGAACCTTAAAGCTACAGGGAGTAATTCCAGGTTCCTATTCGCTGAAGCTTGAAATGAGTCGCGATACAACGAAATTGCAATCGCAGGCTCCTCTCAAAATCAGTACGGAGGTTGAAGTGTTGGGACGGATGAGAATTGTTGCTCCATTCTCGGCAGCTCCCGAAAACTATCATTCCAATCTCGCGCTTCAATATTACAATCATGGCCAGCTGGTGGAAGCATCGAAACATGTGAGAATCGCGCTCGATTTCGCGCCATCCTCCTACGCTGTTCGAAGCTTAAGCGCCCGCATTGAAAAAGCAAAAGGAAACAATGAAGCGGCGATCGCATCTTACGAAAAATTGTTGCAGGAAAACGCAGCCGATGTTGAGGGCACCTATCTCCTCGGCAAATGGCTTCTCGAGAAGCAGGACTGGCAAAGAGCCTCCGAGATGATGAAAAAGGCGCTCGACAGCGGCTACTACACTACAGAAATCTTAAATTCCCTGGGCAGGATTCAAATCCATATGGGCAACACTGTGGAAGCGATTGGCTACTGGGAAAAATCCCTCGTGCTAAACTCGAACCAACCGGAAATCCAGAAAGAGCTAGAGACTCACAGGCAATAG